The Drosophila bipectinata strain 14024-0381.07 chromosome 3L, DbipHiC1v2, whole genome shotgun sequence region AGCTTATCCAGAACTCAGTTCAGAGACTTTtctttaattggttttatttagttagcttttttttttttgtatttatgtcTGCCAACTTTGCGTCGAATTTTGAATACTCCACACAAAGggcaatcaaaaaaataaaaataaaaaacaaactaaaaatcagcagcattaaaaaaaaaacaaaacaaaaaaacaattgcagtggcagcagcagcagcatcgaCTTTTGTTAAAAAGTCATCAAAGACCAACAGCAAAAAACAACCAAATCAGTAACCGAGAGTCACGATGTTTGGTGGGTTTATTGCTTTACCCTATAAAGGGTATTCTAATTTTGGCAAACATTTAGGAACTTAAACTATTAAAGTTGGTAATTTCCAGAGattagtatatatattaactaGTTTTAAGTCCAGACTCTGTAAagcgataaaatatttaagtttcaAGATAAGTGACTTTTTTgaaggtttttaaataataatgtcTCCATTTACAATAAGCTTATTTTTCCTAAAATCTTCTATATATCCTTAAGAATTTGAAGTAAATTATTATTTCGATTTTTAAATGCcttattaattttagaataaaacaataattacAGATCCATCTTTATTTTATCTAAGTTTAAGGATTTTCTTAAAAACCTCTTTCTCTTATAAGATTCTGGTTCTTAggatataaataaaagtaaatggAAAACTGGCTTCAAATACTGGCTGATTATTGAGAAACCCTAATAGATTTCAGGGTATCCCCTAGGTCTAACCCTTCTGTAGTCCTTGTTTCTTGTTTTCGCTGGCTTCAAACCAGTTTTGGCTTAAAGTCTAAACTTTATTTAcaatattgttttcttttacgACGTCGTCGCTGTCGACCGCGATTGTTGTTGTCGtcgcagttgctgctgctgctgcttctattgttgttgttgttgttaaatGGTGGCAatggtgttgttgctgcggTTGTTGGTTTGACCCAAGCCCCTTTTTGTAATAAAGAAACTGGTATACGAACAAGACACCAGCACAGCACAGCACAGCACACTCGTACTCGTACTTACTTGGAACACATCCACTCCATTCGAATGGAGTGGTGAGGAGTCCCCTGGATATTGTTGCCCCAAACCCTAAAAACCCTCAAACTCACGACAATTTAGCCAATTTGATGTGCATCTAGCTAAAGTGGCTGGGGATGGGGGGGGGGATATGGCCAAAAGACGATTTCAGTTTTTAGTTTGCATAGGAAACGATTTTGGACCAAGATGAGATGCAGAGAAAGATGAAATAAAATGTGATGACCGCGCAGATTTGATTTTCTGGAGAGCCCTTTTGGGGTCTCTGGTTACAGAGGGTCCATGGTCCCCTGGTCTCTGGTCCTCGGTATTTGTCTTTGGTGTTGATTGGTCCCGTGTGGTTTATCAATCATTAAGAGTGACCGAGCGATCGTAAAAGTCGGGCCTAAATGCCGGACCCGTCCTCTAAAAGGCCATCTACAAATGGCAGCCCATAAAAGACGGTGCCCCCTCCGAAAACCCCGAACAAAGCAAAAAGACCAGCCTCATCCAGAACTGAACTGAAACCCAGAATCGAGCAGAACTCCACCCATTCCAGTAACCGCCGAGTAGTCTATGCCCATAAGGTTTTATGAATGCCCCACTCGGATGAGTTACAGCCTCGAAATGAGCCATTTACCCGCACATTTGATTGCACGTTTCGGACCCCGAAACCCCGAAAATCTTCTCCTCTTCACCAAAGTAGAGTTAAATCATCTTTCTttctttgttcttttttttttttaaggagaGCTGTAAACTCTGGCGGTTTGAGGGGGAAAATTTATTTCCCTAATTGGCTGGCAAGATGCTTTCTAATTTAGCCAAGGGAACCATTTACTCAAaggcatataacatatatacaCCAATTACTTTCCTTATACTTTTTATTGAAGACTTAAATCATGTATCTGTCTTGTAATATAAAGTGCTATTTTATGGTTCTTGCTTGGTTGGTTCTTAGTTATTCCAACATGACTTTTCATCTctccgtatttttttttggtaaaaactTAGTGACCTCAGCCGCAACGTgaaaaaacaaggaaaatgTCAATAGCTTTTCCAACGACATAATTTGCTTTGCTTAATTTGTGCTacgttttggtatttttattgcaatttCTGTTTCAGAGTCGTTTGGTTAACCAAGGAGCGAAGAGATGAAGGAGGGTTAGTATTCTGCAATTTGCCAATGAATCGAGTCCGGGCCGGAGTCCCCAAGTCCACGATTCCGGACTTTGGATACGGTTGTGGTCGGAGTGGAGAGAAGAGAAATGTAACATGCCAAATGTGTCccggaatttaattaaacattttcttcGCTTACTCGTGTATACGAGGCTTCACCCTTCGTCCTTTTAGCTCTGCCGCCTGTGCATTTACTATCCCCACGACGCCTCTGTTTTTGGGCCTACAGTAAGAGAAATTTCTAGCATTcttaaaggtttttttttggataattATAACTAAGTATAGCCTAGAGACTGTAGCTCCTAGaagacaaaaattaaagatatacattaaagattataataggtagattaaaattattaaacagACACTTATGCAGAAAGccttgataaaaaaaaatatataaaatctatatgtttctttaaattcttctTATAAAATCTGAATTATTTCTTCAAAGAAGCATAGTATTTTCCATTGAATATTAAAAGGAAGATAAAAGCCTATTAAACGAGAATGTATACGGATAAGCGGACAAGGCTTTTAAGGACTTAAAACCTTGATTAAACAAATATATCTTAAATCTAGATTTTTCTTCAGaatctttataaaaaatgtatttctttaaagaagcatttatttttttgttgcagtGCTGAAACCATCAACTTTGTCGTCAATGTCCTGTCCGAAATTCTTGTCCGGGGGTAGCTTTTACTATTGATTCTGGGGCGGGGACCCCTTCTCCGTCCTGAGGGTATGGTGGGCCAGTAAATGGCAAGGTTATTGACATATTTTAACAACTATTTGCAAAAGGCTTTAGTTTCACTTCAATTCCATTCCCTCTCGGCCTGCCATCGCATCCTCCCTTCGGCCGCCCCACGCCCCTTTCACGCATAATTGAAGCAAGTGCAGAATGTCTTCATCCTTGGAAGTCCTTTGCCGTATACTATAGTATACGGAATACGGAATCGAAATCGGACTTCGGCATCGACATCGACATCTACATTGGACGGAGTCCGTCTGTTTGCTTTCATGTTTAAATGTGCTCGCGGCATCAATATTTGTATCCTTGCAAATATTTGACATTTGTCATGTAAATAACGTTATTTCAATTACTTGATGTAAACGAAACGGACAACAATAAGAACAGCAGGAAAAAGCAGGAAGGATATCCCGGGGATGGGGATAAAAAACAAGATGGCCGGAAAAAGAGGGAAAAAGTCCTGCAAAAGGGATTGCAATACTTTTAGTATTGTCTGTTTGTCTTGGCCAAATAACTTTGAGCGACAATTTGCTTATGACCGGCCATAGTCATTCATCAAAAAGCAAAGGAATAATATTCATAAATACAAGGGGCTTTTTGACAGGCAACTCTAAAGGATTTTCTCTCAAGAGGTTTAATAATTTCAACCCTTTCCCTCCAAAACAAAAGGTCCATTTTCTTTGTCTGTAATTTTGCAATGAAATGGAAAGTGGGCTGAAATCTTTTGCAAGTATTACGTCAGTTTACTTGGCTGAAATacgaaataatatttttgtgagCTGCACGTCAGTGGCACACACTGAACATTCATAATACTCGcaaaatattcaataatatTGCTGTCCAAACAAAAAATCGCGCAATGCACGGCCTTTGTTTGTGAGTTTTcgcgaaaataaaaataagaaacagCTACCAAAGTTGTTTGTGCAAATCGGGAACttcagcgaaaaaaaaataatatatcgCAGATGTTTAGAGAACTTTAGAGGAAGGTAGGGAGGGGTACGAGAAGGCCCTCTGTCCCCCCACCAATCCAAGGCCCTACATGGGAATGTAATCAGAGAAATTCAAAGCAAATCGGAGCGCAATCAAAGCTACAATTTGCACAAACACAGCTCTCTCTTTTTGTTTGATTCAAATACactgaaaaaataattgtttgaagttattaagaaatatttttaaggttACTAAGACTTAAAAAAAGGCTAGAAATAGTTAAACTAACTAAGAAAATTGTTCATTTGACCTATGGCCTAAGGTTTGTCACCTACTTAGACTGCCCTCCACAGTGACATTAAACAATACCCCTATttctaaaattattaaaatattaagaataGTAAAATACCATCAAACCTGAACCtacatatatttcattttatattttatttatatttctgtTAATCCCCTTATAATAATTTCCAGTGTAGGATCTGATTTCTCACTCTCTCTTGACAGTTTGCGCATTCATGATTGTACTGGGCACTTTACCCATTTCAGTATTAAATGCTCCCTTGACGGCATTGGACACATCTTTGGGGAAATGAATTCCCGGGATCGTAAATTCTGGACAGAATTTCTGCAGCTCTATCGATCACTTCCGGCCGTTTGGCAAACTCGCAGTCCGGAGTACAGTATTCGCTCGCTAAAGACCGCCGGATATGAAAGTTTGGTCCAGAAACTAAGAGAAGTTGAGCCGGAGGCTAATCGATTGCTGGttgttaaaaaaatcaacTCGTTTCGCACTAATTTCCGAAGAGATGTTCGCCGGCGTGACCAATGTTTGGCTAAAGGTCAGCCCTTTCAGTCCACACTATGGTACTTTGAGATTTTGGGTTTCCTCGAGGGTCAGGATGGTGACAAGGGAGGATTCAAAACAGAGGACTTACCCAGGAAGAAGAATTCTTTGCCCACAATACTAGAGGCTAAAGAGGTGAGA contains the following coding sequences:
- the LOC108120630 gene encoding uncharacterized protein isoform X1 is translated as MNSRDRKFWTEFLQLYRSLPAVWQTRSPEYSIRSLKTAGYESLVQKLREVEPEANRLLVVKKINSFRTNFRRDVRRRDQCLAKGQPFQSTLWYFEILGFLEGQDGDKGGFKTEDLPRKKNSLPTILEAKEKTSLTCEPFPQKQPFKAIKEEPLLSNDSCPSMDKNLPILPQNLDQKLNPCCSKPNEFEALAQTWSHQFQELSYNQRILARKLISDILYHGCMERLEPNHIDQMHDLMSRTTTSMDS
- the LOC108120630 gene encoding uncharacterized protein isoform X2, which gives rise to MNSRDRKFWTEFLQLYRSLPAVWQTRSPEYSIRSLKTAGYESLVQKLREVEPEANRLLVVKKINSFRTNFRRDVRRRDQCLAKGQPFQSTLWYFEILGFLEGQDGDKGGFKTEDLPRKKNSLPTILEAKETSLTCEPFPQKQPFKAIKEEPLLSNDSCPSMDKNLPILPQNLDQKLNPCCSKPNEFEALAQTWSHQFQELSYNQRILARKLISDILYHGCMERLEPNHIDQMHDLMSRTTTSMDS